From a region of the Deltaproteobacteria bacterium genome:
- a CDS encoding flavin reductase codes for MKRSFGAKTLVFPIPVWVVGTYDRMGKPNVMTAAWGGICCSSPPCVAVSLRKATYTYGNIVERKAFTISVPSEAYAREADYIG; via the coding sequence ATGAAGAGGTCTTTTGGCGCCAAAACGCTAGTCTTCCCCATCCCGGTTTGGGTGGTGGGGACATATGATCGGATGGGAAAACCAAACGTGATGACTGCGGCATGGGGCGGGATCTGCTGTTCCAGCCCTCCATGCGTGGCCGTCTCGCTCCGGAAGGCCACCTACACATACGGGAACATCGTCGAGCGGAAGGCATTCACGATCAGCGTCCCCTCCGAGGCCTATGCCCGGGAAGCGGATTACATCGGC